The sequence below is a genomic window from Lolium perenne isolate Kyuss_39 chromosome 4, Kyuss_2.0, whole genome shotgun sequence.
ATCCGGCTCCTCTACTCGCTCGCGCGAGGGCGTAAAGACACACGTCCACGAGTTCGTTAATTGTTGCGACGGCGAGGGCATGTGGAAATGGGCCTCCTCGACATCACGACCATGCAGCAGGACCAGATCGCACGCTGCGTGACGAGGGCATCCTGACGGAGTGGCTCGCATTCTAAAGGAGGACATCGTGGACCGGCCACTGCCTCCCATGGTGTCGGAGTGCGAGCGTGCAGCGGCATTCGCCACATCCGGCGGCCGCGGCCATGGAGAGCTGTGCGGCCATGCTGACGAGCCTACATGAGACGGACTGGTTATGAGCCAGAGGGAGCTGCCGACGGAGATGCTAACTCCACGGCAGGCGTGAAGATGCTGAGGGCGAATAAGCAGCTAGACTTCCTCGTGCGCCCCTGGTGCTGAGGGAAGGAGGGCGCCCAGAACGTGCGTCTGTCGCGCGACACGACAACCAGTGTCATCTCCTCCACCCCCCGCTCGAACCCATGGAAGCACGAAAGGATGCTCATGCCCGGCGCGTCACAGCAGGAGGCCGAGCCGCTTGCTAGCTGGCCACGCTCCAACTCGCACCGGACGGGCGTCAGGTTGACACGCCCGCGCTCCAGGTCATGCTCCACCCACACTATCATCTGGTGTTGGTGCCCGACCACGTGCGCATGGATGGTGGGCATCATGTCCGCGTTGCCGAACATCAGGTACCACACGGCCTCGTCACCGCGCCGCTCCGCTGTGACCCGGCCACTGCCATCTCCGAGCCGTTAAACAGCAGCGTCATGGTCAGGAGCCTCGGTTCCGGCAGCGACCGCCCGTGGGGCACGCAGGAGCAGGTGCCGAACGCCTCCTGGAACGCGAAGCTTGAGCCATCCAACGCCGGGAGGAGCAGCCTGGTCTGTCTCAAGAACTCTGCTTTCACTCCCGCGTAGGCGTCGCCGAGGAGGAAGGCGAACTGCGTGCCGGAGTCCACCATGGTCTAGCGCCAGCAACGATGCCGCCATGCCGGGATGGGCAGGTGCTTCCCAACTGCCTGGCGCTCACAACGAcgttaggctggtcatagtggggagtaacttagactagtaacatatgccatgttactagtctaggttactaccttcatagtgggtagtaacttatatgtgatgtcatgcattgtatcatttattatgttgtagactcatctttccttgaggtgtgtgatgttatggtaacatagctagttaccacctcactctctttattcatttattagcatgccatgtcaccaaaatgccttgagatgtgtgatgttactagctatgttactcccactatgagcagtcttagggGAGAAGGGAGAAGTCGAACGCGGAGGACATGCAACCGAATGACGCACGGAGGGGCAGCACCACCGTAACTTACCCGCATTAATTTCATCATAAGAATGATGGGCCCCACCGTAATGAGACCCACGCCCAAACTCTCGGTCTGCCTCACGAGTCACAAGCGCCGTCACGGCACACATGCACTGTATCCTTACGTGGGACATGTTGTTTCAATGCGGAATACAGTGGTCTATTTACCACCTTTAAAGGCACACCGTATCTCTCTTGAAAATTATTTTGGCACGGATCCCCTCACCAGATTAGTTGGTCCAGATATCAGGATCATCTGGACCTGGGTGCCAAAACGCCATGCCCAGAATAGTGTCATATGATGACACTACTCTATATTACTACTTACTACCCGTTGTAACTAGTCTAAAAGGTTTACTTAAAGGTGTGACTATTTCTCAGTCGATTGAAAACTAATTTCGTTTTCAGTCAAATAATATCATTGAATTTCAGTTGCAACTTATATTGTAACTGATAACTAGCACGAATCACGAAGCAAATCTAACAATCTAGAATTTGACTGAGCACAAACTTAATTCTCAGCTAGGTGAGAACTAGCAAATCTCTAAAAAGACATCTAGACAAAGAAGTACTCACACGCGAGATACATGCCCGGAAGAGACGGAGCAGAGATCCGTGGTACTACCTTGATCGCGACTGGCGAGAAATCAAATTAATCCAGTGCCGCACGATCATGACAGGCTGCGTAAGTATTCCGCATAGATCGAGTCCAGTGAATGAGGAGGCCACGCGGTCTCTTTCAGCCACGACCGCATCCTCGCTTTTTCCCACTTGCCGAGAGAGTGCCCCCTTCAGCCACCAGTTCCCGGTCAAGTATGGCTCGCTTTTACGGCCGTCGGGCGGTGAAAGAGACAAAATTAGAGAAAACGTGGGGGTCCGGCAGCTGAGTCCACACCTCAGAGCATCTCTAACGGAATCCGAAAAAGTGCAAACCGAAAAAGTGGTTTTCAGTCTTCCGAAAACGATAGTTCGTTCGATATTGGCAGTGGCGCAGATTAGAAACCGAAAAAGTGGAACTGAAAAGCAGAGTTTGAAATGACGCGGGTAAATTTTGCGATGATCATAGTTCGACATCCAATTGATGCCCCGATTAAGCATCGAAACATGCATTGTTCATAAAATTAAAGCTACGTTACTGGTACACCGGCGGACGCTAGTTAGCTAAAGCAAAATGCGGCCACTATATTGACCTACGCGCGCGGCGATGCCGTTGGTGGCGGAGCGGTTCGGCAGAGGGCGCCGACTCTGTCGTCGACGAGCTTCACGCGTCGTCGGCGTCAAGCTCGACTATTTCGAGCTTGACCCGGCGGAAGCACGCGCGAGCCTCCGCCTCGCTGATGGCCTTGGTCTGCGCGAGGACGacgtcctcctcgtcgctgccgtggACATAGTCCCCGGCGGAGAAGGTAGGCGACCGCGCGAGGATGAgatcctcgtcgtcgctgctgtccgcGACGGGGAGCCGCGGCGCGCGGCTTGACTTGCCGGAGGACGAGCCCTCACCGGCGTTGCCGTACCTGGCGagcttccctgggggcgtgagcccccagttcgtccaccggcgggcgatgcgcttgcgcgcgccctccgACCGGTTCCACTTCCGCCGCTCCGCGTCGGTGCGGAAGACGGGTGGGCGTGGCGGCGAGGCGCCGCcgcccaatccggcgccacggcctTGGGAGCCTCGACGGGATGACATCGCGTGGCGGCGGGCTTTCGATCGGTGGCTGGGGCGAGCTGGATTGCTCGCCGGAAATGGtcaggggcggcggcggagggagaggaacggcggaggggagtagggtttgcgacccaaacttccctccgcgaacccttttaataggggccgtTCGGTGACCGATTCGAACCCCTGAACTTATTTTACGTGCTGGCCCATCTTTTCGATCGCTGATCTGCGACAcattcggcccgaacccgtaaatctgccggaaaagttcggttccgACGGAATTTACGggttctgttagagatgctctcacCGATCGAGCCATGGGGGTGCGTCTCGAAGCAGAGTGCGTCGAGGCCACGCGCCCTTGTACGTGGTCGTCGCGCGCGTCGGGTCACGGCGTCTTCGTGCGTGGTCAAACCGCATGCGCCGGCCGTTAGTCCCAACCACTGCCGTCCGACCTAAACCCGGCCCGAAAGCAACGGGGCCACGTTTAAAAGTCAAGCTTCAGCCGCACCGCCAGACGAAAGCCACGCGAAACACACCACCAGCCCGGCCGCGCCGTTTCCCAGGCTCCCAGCTGCCTCCTCGCACAAGCCTTCCCGTACCCAGCTATATAACCAGCCCTccattcctcttcttcttcccgtGCCAAACCAAAGCACACACGCAGCCGGATAAAGCTCAACCTCAAAGCCACCGCTCCTCTCCTTGTTCCCTCGGCAGAGACACGGCCAAAGGCAGCAGGAATTCGACCGATCGATCCATGGCGGCCCGGTACGTGGAGATGCTGGACATGGGCGTGCGCATCGCGGCGAGGTTCCACTCCCACTGCCCGCAGACGGCGCGCATGTACTACAAGCCGCCGCAGTccgcctcctcttcttcctcgtccgcCGCGGGCGCCTCCACGGATCGGAAGGCCGCCGGCTTCGACCACGAGGCAGCGGCCGCCGCTGCCTTCCGGCCCTTCGCTGCAACGTCACAAGCGGGGTTCGGCGCCGGCGCTCAGTCAGGTTTCGGCTTCGACACCGCGCAGGTCCTCATCTACGAGGTCGTATGAGGAATTCAGGAGTCGAAACAACGACGGCTAGCTAGCAGTTAGTTCTTCGGGAGGAGACCCCTGAGATGAGGATTTTTTGAGACCTGCTATGAGTAGATACAAGTCTGTAACACCATTCTTTAATTCGTTTATGCCCTCGTGCCAACTGATCAAAGAAACGTGATTTTCTTGCTTGCACCTGTCATGGTTCTTGTCTGTTGTTGGACTGTCAAATCTGTTGCCGCCGAGCATCGATGTCTTAGTTCGAGTAACGGCAAACAGGTTTTAAGTTACTGAGATCGACTGCCAAGGATCGGCCAACTCCACAACACGATTTAGAAACAAAATGGAGAAACGAATTGGGCGAGCTTGCTTCGCTTGGGTATGGCTGGAGGATTATTCAACACGTCACATGGATGGAGCGTTCGGTTAACTACTACTAGATTGATGCACCAGCTAATTTTTTCAAAAGTTATAACGGTTGGAAATCGTTAGGTACGAGGGATAAACATGAGGCTGCAACTATTTTCAGATTAAATAGTGCGTTAGTCGGGTTTGAACTTAAGACCTCCTGGCTCTAATACTATATTAGATTGATGCACTAGCCATTTTTTTTAAAgaatacggtaggggaagccTCTACAGTGATTTTGTTTTTGAAATAATAAGAACCCCGATTCGCGTTCATGAAAagttgaacctgggtggctgtgttgtacatccacttcctaATTAACCAAGTGAGTTGGGCTCACTTCTTACTAGCCAAATTTTCTAAAAGTCTGAACAATTAGAAAGAGCTAGACTATATATTTAACAAGTACATGCTACAAGTATTAACGGTTGTCTTCCTATCCCAATCTCAAGCTTGTCAGGTATCTAAGTTTCATGGGCTTAATAGTGAATAGTAGCTGATAATTCACGTACTTCGGTGTGTCTGCGCGGTAAGAGTAGCAAACAGTCGGATATGTAAATTGCTATCTAGAGACTTGTGATGGCATCACTGATCTTaagctttttttttctatttACTTAATTTTTTTTATGTCCAGCGATGCTCGGGGCAAGGGTAGGATAATGGATCCATGACTCATATTGTACGCATGCCATGTGTcctttggacgtatcacacattTACACTATCTTATTAGTACATACATTATATGTGTGTTATTATTATCTTTATAATCTCATAACCATCTGGTGGAACCTTTGATCATAGCCTATTTTCATTCAttgataaaatataaaacaaaagaaaacatTGGTCTGGTGAAACAACATCTATATGAAGTCTAGAAGCTTCGATTGTAGTGATCTTACACCATTAGTATTCTTCCCGTGGATTCAATAAACAGAGAGTCTCTTAGAGAATAAGAAGAGTACTACAATCCTATAATCTGGACCAAATGTATCAAAAGGGTATAGAGCGATCTCAATAGTTTTTGTGTTTAAGTTTGGTAAAAGAAATGTATCGAAGCTGAAGTCTTTCAcagcatgcacacactgtcaacttattATTGAACCATTTTAGTTTTTTATATTAGATCTATCATACAAATCCGACAAAGAATCAATAGATACTTCCAGAGTTTGtcacatgcatgaaaccattaagaTACTTGTTTGGTTGTATAGTTTAGAGTTCTTCAGCGTAAATAAGTATATACAATACAATTATTAAAATTGTAAAAGTAATTCAGGAAGTAACTTTGGTTATAACATACAGTTGAGTCCTCATTTTatgacaaaaataaaaataaaaaatacaacGAAATAATATATCTGAACCTACACATTAAAATGTGTAACAACAACACTGGGACTAAGATTTACCAACCTTGGCATGTAATTATTTATGCCAAAAGATATACAATGCAAAAACTAATTTTTTAAGTATAAAATTTTACTATAAAATAATTTTAGTTCGTCCCAAGTCCATGTATTCATTGCACCTACATTGCCATGATGAACATTGTTATTGGTGTAGAGGCTGAAACCATGGGAACACGCTAGGTTGTGGTAATAATGTGATTGGTTGGCCTAGAATTGAATGATCAGGAAGTCAACAAGAATCAGCCAATGGGAACATCTATGGGATGCAACTACGATTATTTCTCATTAGTTGTTCCGATGCGATTCAACCAAGATTTATTGTTGCTTCTGTAATATGTAGGGTGGCTTACTATGGGaggacatgctttatcttatgggtACAAATTTGGACCTTGGGGACATATATTAGTAAGGGAATCTTAAGTTGGATGCTTTGTGTGCAACGTTATGGTTTTGAAGCTATCCTTGTAGCTAGTATAGAAAGAGCTCAGACATCCTAGTTGCATCTCAAGACTGTAACACCGTAATAGAATTATGACTTGGTATAAGTATAACAACTTCGTCATTTTGAAGCTCTGCCATTGGGATGTCGGAACCATGTACCTTCTCTTTTCATAACCCAACATTGATCGTTGTAATGGCCTTAGGCCTTCCCTTCATGATCACcaagatgctctcttttgctttatGGTTTCTTTGGTGTCCCTTGATTACCTCGAAGTAAAGTAAATTCTTCCAACTTCTTTGCTTATCTCGAACTCAAAGCGTGCGAGGCTTTGGAAACCTGGATAAGTGAACCGTTGTTTTCACAGATATCCTTGACTCCCACCATATTGTTTGAATATGTGCAAACTTTGAAATATTATTAATTTATATGTTGAGTCTCCAATACAGGCTTGTAGTTTCCTTCTGTTGTTGGACTTGTTTACTTGATTATTGTACAGGGACCAACAAGAAAAATGATGAGCGACGTGCAGCAGGACAAACCTTTGATTTTAAAAAAAGATAGACCATGGTTCTATTTTACCTCTTCAACAACAAGTTAGTGATAAGCATAGCTGGCACCAATTGTTTCGACGGAGAGACAAACATGTAATTATGTTATCGTTAAATTTATAAGCAAAGAGAATTTGGAAAAAAATCTTGCTACCCAAGTTTAGTTTGGGGTTAGAGGAAAACTGAAAGCGATGTCCGTTCTGTTAATTTATTACTCCATCTTTACCGTGTCATGAAACTGTCAGACTTCCTAATCCAATACCATGTATGTACGTTGTACCAGTGGCGGAGgtagtgtaatatcccaggtattggggttacaaaaatataggaaacatatgtgtgcattgcattcatgcatagaaaatccggggaattttcgcgctttaaagtaaaacagtcatagtaactgaagtttcacttgaccttggtggaattgaagtagctcatcaagtaaagcgctataaacctcaatgtgactttgctaaaaccttgttttgggtagagctaatttgatctaaggggttagatcaaatggaattaaaatcaaaacaagaacttattaatcaaggagcaactacttgatcttattaaagatcacaacatgatattcctggcCACAACAAATGAACATCcagttaattggaaatcaagtaacaataattggagaaactattcttcacttatcttctccatgtcttaaactaatccttgatcctaccatgaacctcatggtattcattctatttcaatcttggaaacaagacaaggagatcaactctagaagcatatattcttctctattacatattattatacttcaaacccagagaggtgagagttctatagtatttattagagaagcaatggaaaaccttaagctgaaaccttggatatacatccatgtaatcaaatcatcatctttcagagaaaccctaggatattattcaagacaatccctagtgagagaatccatttatgttaaccatagatattgatgatcacatcaacctctaaggagcctaaccttaggtcagtattaaagaccttccaaaatgagagagaccaatcatattaATTCTAGCttgacctatttaagaataaaggacaacctttggactaaagtattaggagttaaaccatttcatttgggagtggtgagatagccaataccaaatggagtaagatcatatccatgaattgatgaagtaaagtagcaactaatccaactaagcatctaggtggagacttaacctttactatctaatgagatcttgtgaatacaccataaaccccagaataactattcctatgaaagagagctcaagctatagtgctacactcaagttagttgaggcaacacttaaatTTAGGGGAGAGGACTATCCATATGTCCTGATGAGTATATCAACATTGATTAAGtaaaaccctaacagaatatctcaggtattctcctaggatataaattattgaggcaaccatagtagtcccatctaagaaagtaaaatagaagtattatatcctagttgatcaagactatgcttgatcatggaagtgagaacctatTCCATGAGAGATAACTGAGAAAgctaaaccttgatcattataaattgagtaatgagcaTAAACCCTTAGAATTTGAGGTAGaaaatattaagaacaagttgatcatgcttaaaccatgatcatgctcttgaggtatgtgaggataagttaaattctaataggataagtagatatcattcaccacatgaaatcatagggaggtaactagtaagaacccctaggcttagatcccaaccttaacttgtgaatcacttggtgatcataagtagaatcctaccgcatttacattccacctattcttcacttaagaaccacaagaaaacctttagagacaaactctatactttatatggtgagaaaccatcaatacatatgaccaaagttaactataaaaagaactataaccactgtagttacttcaatgataaattggagataataatagaagttaattggtagaagataaaaccaattctcaaatccttagtgattaaagaagcacataagatatgaagcaagtaaccataataccatggttaggggagattaaaccctagccaatgcactatggtgttatctcaattctacaacccagaattatatctcaaaccaAGTTATGAACCACTTGGGTGATTACAATTATAAAACCAGATCCTAAGTGagcttcaaaccaattgccattaggtgaatatgatgagaaccctagaattgttcaCTAATTAAAGCTCATGATTCATTATGCAACTCaagaataacctagtgctaaaccatttgattagaaccatggtggtgatcaaccactcatcattataaccaagaccaaaccatgatgagagtaatatctactctaggtaATTCAAAGTGTTATTAAATATGATTTTAAAGCTACCCTTAAAATAGGGTTATGACAACAATCTATATGACCTTATTAAATAAATGCTCACATGAAATCATATGTAAGAAACCAACATCTTAATTAAGAGGTCAAGTTCTAATGATAACTTCTAAAGTATTTGCAGTAAGAATTATCAACTCTAATAAGTAAAAAGGGAGTTGCAATCCAAATAAAAAGGGAACTTAAGGAACACCTATAATCATGCTTAATTGATGTTTTGAATAATCTCACATGTATGAAATATAATCAAATATAAAATACCTTCTTCTAATAAGCAAGTGGTGTAGTAAACATTGAACTAATTCTTGTATGAATGAAATGAGTaagacctgcaaaatagaaaataattcaagtatgaattcaaaatagaattcaaaacaagaaataaaaatagaaataagaaaagagagaagagaaatgGGCTTACCTGGCCAGTAGAACCCAGCAACGAAGCCCATGGTGCAGTCCAGCACCACATCCTAGCACTGGCCCAAGCCCAGCCCAACATACCCCTTCAGGGAAATATCCACGCCAGGAACtcgtcctcatcttcttcctcgcgtggtggacagcacgaagccgtgcttcGCTTCTCCTAGCCGCTGGCAGCCCATCCTCGCTCGACGTCGTGACGAGGCGTGAACCTGCACCGTATAAAATCTTCACAATGCACAGCAGCATCGGGTCCTTTCTCCCTGGCTCCAATTTTTCCCCCTACCGAAACCCTAAACTGCTCCGGCACCGATCACCGCCGTCGATTGGGGAAGCCCCGAGCCCCGCCGTGACCACCACTGTGACCACCGTCCTCGACTCGGTCACCGTGCACAAGGAATCAAGCTAAAACGTCCTCAATCGACCGTGCCAGGTCGTCTTGTCCGGCGCCGACATCGAGCAATTCCGGCGACTGCGACCTCCCCTTGCCTCGCCGACACGCCCGTCGTGCTCGCGGTGAGTCTCTGACTCTCCTGAGCATCCTCGATTCTCCGCAAGCACTCCCTAGCATGCCCAGCATCGTAGGCCCATGGGCAccgccgcagcacctcgccgTCGGACTAGCTCCGGCGATGATTTAAGGGCGGCGTTGGTACCCTGGTGTTCACCGCGGCGAGCTGAATCGAGTAGCATGAGTAGTTGGTCCGCTTGAGCCCTggaacggcggcgccgtcacCGGCAAACCGCCGGCAGTGAGCCTCCCTGGCCACGGCATCGCCACGTGGCTGCTGACGTGGTCTAGACCCCACTGGCCAGTGGCTGTGGGTAGCCCTGGCCGGGTAACTTTAGTAATTTTCATTTAAATTTCAATtcaataattactgcaactttgcaaatttataaaaaattcaaaataactcagaaaaatgaaaataagatatcaaaattcttagaaaagtaaactctatccaataaaaaaataatatgaaatttttatttttaataaaaattcaattatttaatacttgttaattaagccttttcttttaattcaaaatgcaattaaaattcaaaaattaggaaaactacctaaaataaataaaaaccagaaagtaaataaggaaaaaattaaaattaattttcctttactattaacttattaaatccttatcgggaggatttaaaccctaattaataattacctgaattagtaattcattaaaaataataaaatgtcaaatccaatattatttttatttcaaagttattaataactttaactTTGCAAACAAGTCATTAATTCAagtattatagggtaattagtaaaccctagttccataagaaagaaaactagaatctcatcatttcatgtggttcctaaaaccctaatccaaataggaaccctagctccactatttcatttgaaccctaatttacttctaacctaaaccctaggttagaacatgtgatcatgttactccaTTACCATAGAGCCATGATTAGCAACTAAaggcatacctatgtccacataaaatgtaaaaccctatcactagcaatttagtattccatgtatgcataccattaaaccaagatgatcaaataggatcaaccaagtctaaATCCTAGTTCCTACCATCCCAATTATTATTGTTCTTAACAATCCATATTtagtatcacaccattgtgatgaaccctaatagtaaccattATTAATGATTACCttacatccctgttatcaccagaatttgaccggatcagaggtgggccgtgattaaagatgggcttgaagaatatacacgaaaGATATACATGAtacggccttgtacaagaagtttgggctagtttgcccgtgtatctgtaaatatagtaggatacgtatcggttagatagaatttggctcgtacacggttgggattattcccacgttagaaagtctacggactataaatatgtatctagggttattgagagaaataacaatcacgttcacaacagaccaatctaggcgcatcgccaaccccttgtttcgagggtttcttccgggtaagcatcatgctgcctagatcgcatcttgcgatctaggcagtatacgtttattcgttatccatgcgttgctcgtgctgaagccttgttgatggcgagcaacgtagttatcgtagacgtgttagggttagcattgttttacctttatacatgctttgatccatgctatccctagacgtctagccgcctttacacctatcttaggtgtaagggcggcaccttgcttgatccgtgtttagtagatccgatctgttatgattgctccttgttcttcaaggattagtttgatatctgcatagttaggccttgcaaacgggttgaaggatctagtagcacgtagggtgtagtttgctagccctagataagatgttccgggaatcaactccgtgttggtttttaggccttatctagggctggtttattatcatcttgcgtggctgccaggctcaatcacgtgtaggatgttccgattatgcggtgaaaaccctaaatcgtcgtaggtcgttttagctttatattgatcaagtaggacca
It includes:
- the LOC127348447 gene encoding uncharacterized protein, with the translated sequence MAARYVEMLDMGVRIAARFHSHCPQTARMYYKPPQSASSSSSSAAGASTDRKAAGFDHEAAAAAAFRPFAATSQAGFGAGAQSGFGFDTAQVLIYEVV